A single genomic interval of Nostoc commune NIES-4072 harbors:
- a CDS encoding GNAT family N-acetyltransferase: MAADAVILRLEKVTEQHADILYSCISNPHLYEYLEDQIPTFMEVKQKFKFAALEKSPDNETMIWLKWVAITPQNQHVGVVEIGIFDDQYAEIGFMTFVGFQNRGYANIYNSLAIAETQRRFSLSTLHASVNQYNIASRKVVERLGFQLHKINRNAEFVKDKPSDEFIYRLTF, from the coding sequence ATGGCAGCAGACGCGGTAATCTTGCGCCTAGAAAAGGTTACGGAACAGCACGCCGATATCCTCTACTCCTGTATAAGCAACCCACATCTGTACGAATATCTTGAGGATCAAATTCCGACTTTCATGGAGGTTAAACAAAAATTCAAGTTTGCCGCGCTAGAAAAATCACCCGATAACGAGACTATGATCTGGCTGAAATGGGTTGCGATAACTCCCCAAAACCAACACGTTGGTGTTGTCGAGATAGGTATTTTTGATGATCAATATGCGGAAATCGGCTTTATGACATTTGTTGGTTTCCAGAACCGGGGATACGCTAACATCTACAATTCTCTAGCCATCGCCGAAACCCAACGACGCTTTAGCTTATCCACACTACACGCGTCGGTAAACCAGTACAATATTGCCTCCCGTAAAGTGGTCGAGAGGCTTGGGTTCCAATTGCACAAAATCAATCGAAACGCAGAGTTTGTTAAAGACAAACCTTCTGATGAATTCATTTACCGCTTGACCTTCTGA
- a CDS encoding Crp/Fnr family transcriptional regulator, with translation MLTSVDRLLFVRRVPIFKELRDDFIVRLTSVMNELSFPANYTIFRQGEEGRSLYIVVSGRVKVHIGNKQLAEVEQGKYFGEMAVFDTQPRSASATTLEPCEFLELTQEQLYDAIEETPEIAVNIIRELSRLIRKLNDDLNVTSLRS, from the coding sequence ATGCTAACCAGTGTTGACCGTTTATTATTTGTCCGGCGAGTCCCAATTTTTAAGGAATTGCGGGATGATTTTATTGTGCGGCTCACTTCAGTAATGAACGAATTGTCATTTCCAGCTAATTACACGATTTTTCGCCAGGGAGAAGAAGGGCGATCGCTCTATATTGTCGTTTCAGGCCGAGTTAAAGTTCACATTGGCAATAAACAGTTGGCAGAGGTGGAACAGGGAAAATACTTTGGTGAGATGGCAGTATTTGATACTCAACCTCGTTCTGCCAGTGCAACGACTTTAGAACCTTGTGAATTTTTAGAACTGACGCAAGAGCAGTTGTATGATGCGATCGAAGAAACCCCTGAAATTGCAGTGAATATCATTCGTGAGTTATCCCGTCTGATTCGTAAGTTGAATGACGATCTGAATGTAACCTCTTTACGCAGTTAA
- a CDS encoding cadmium resistance transporter codes for MSWLISTLIIGISVAFATTFDDNLYLTAFFGKVNRSFRPKHIIIGEFLGFTALVCASLPGFFGGLLIPSTWIGLLGLLPIAIGISNLISREEEGETVQAVSVDLTSPVKSGRQKKSLLATIRDPQTYRVSAVTIANGGNNIGIYVPLFASTNLPSLGVILCVCYFTVGVWCLLSYNLTRNPLMAPVLTRFGRKIFPFVLIYLGLSILIKSETYRLLPSLAMLSN; via the coding sequence ATGAGTTGGCTAATTAGTACATTAATTATTGGAATCTCTGTCGCTTTTGCAACCACCTTTGACGACAATTTATATTTGACAGCTTTCTTCGGAAAAGTCAATCGCAGCTTTCGTCCTAAGCATATTATTATTGGTGAATTTCTGGGTTTCACTGCTTTAGTATGCGCTAGTCTCCCTGGTTTCTTCGGCGGTCTGCTTATTCCCAGCACCTGGATTGGATTACTAGGTTTGCTTCCCATCGCCATTGGTATCAGTAATCTCATCAGTCGAGAAGAGGAAGGAGAGACAGTGCAAGCTGTGTCAGTTGACTTAACCTCTCCTGTTAAATCTGGACGCCAGAAGAAATCATTATTAGCAACCATCCGCGATCCGCAAACCTACCGCGTTTCTGCTGTCACCATTGCCAATGGAGGAAACAACATTGGGATTTATGTACCATTATTTGCCAGTACCAATCTTCCAAGTTTAGGTGTAATTCTGTGCGTTTGCTACTTTACTGTTGGGGTGTGGTGTTTACTGTCTTACAACCTGACTCGTAATCCTCTCATGGCTCCCGTTTTAACTCGCTTCGGTCGCAAAATTTTCCCCTTTGTCTTAATTTACTTGGGACTCTCTATCTTAATTAAAAGTGAAACATATCGGCTTTTACCTAGTCTGGCAATGCTTTCTAATTAG